A region from the Leptospira dzoumogneensis genome encodes:
- a CDS encoding ketoacyl-ACP synthase III, translating into MANSKNLVSNGVRITGIGHYLPERIVTNDEIRPRLKYPEMHPAEKAVIGNIGVTERRRANEKETAQFMAAETSKMILKDAGKKPEDVDLFILANWTDRLYLPDLAPQASKLAGTSNSLAFDICTACTGFVHGVQMGAAFLSSGKFKTALVIGSERFSVRTRMGGYGEFTAGDAAAGVLLEYTGNKEFGIIDSFLKDDGDLASIIETGPGPNFYVKSYPELVTNAADLTLSSMDDLLKKNNVSLEDIDWVIPHPGTDVVVQDVLKRTKFPREKILLNFERVGNTSAASIPIALSEYYYKGIVKKGDLILSPAVGAGFYWGGLLYRL; encoded by the coding sequence ATGGCGAATTCTAAAAACCTAGTTTCGAACGGAGTTCGGATCACCGGGATTGGGCATTATCTTCCGGAAAGGATCGTCACTAACGATGAAATTCGCCCTAGATTAAAATATCCTGAAATGCACCCCGCCGAAAAAGCAGTCATCGGCAATATAGGTGTAACCGAAAGAAGAAGGGCGAACGAAAAAGAAACCGCCCAGTTCATGGCTGCGGAAACCTCTAAAATGATCCTGAAAGATGCGGGAAAAAAACCGGAGGATGTGGACTTATTCATTCTGGCTAACTGGACTGACAGGCTTTATCTTCCGGATTTGGCGCCTCAGGCTTCCAAACTTGCGGGAACTTCCAACTCATTAGCATTCGATATTTGTACCGCTTGCACCGGATTCGTTCATGGAGTGCAAATGGGAGCAGCGTTCTTGAGCAGCGGTAAATTTAAAACCGCACTCGTGATCGGCAGCGAAAGATTTTCCGTACGCACCCGAATGGGCGGTTACGGAGAATTCACTGCAGGAGATGCAGCAGCAGGAGTTCTATTAGAGTATACTGGAAACAAAGAATTCGGCATTATAGATTCTTTCTTAAAAGACGACGGAGATCTTGCTAGCATCATCGAGACGGGACCTGGACCGAATTTTTACGTAAAAAGTTATCCGGAATTAGTGACCAATGCCGCGGATCTCACACTTTCTTCCATGGATGATCTATTAAAAAAGAATAATGTCTCATTAGAAGACATAGACTGGGTCATTCCTCATCCTGGCACGGACGTAGTAGTGCAGGATGTTCTCAAAAGAACAAAATTCCCGAGAGAAAAAATACTTTTGAATTTCGAAAGAGTAGGAAATACTTCCGCTGCATCCATTCCGATCGCATTATCCGAATATTATTATAAAGGGATCGTCAAAAAAGGCGACTTAATCCTTTCTCCTGCGGTTGGGGCCGGATTTTATTGGGGCGGACTTTTGTATCGTCTCTGA
- a CDS encoding CoA-transferase, with product MPQESNHQTTKILSDPDSLVREFVKPGMYLHLATTMSRPNALIYSLSRVFEGTNPEFTISVAGIHSSAHCLALSGIVKKMITGFAGDNYPKPSPNSLYKDLMKGKPFELELWSLLTLVQRLMAGAMKLPGFVSNSLVGSDLITDKLGKTAFLYHKPTEGNPYGEAASPHLVSESRGTKEKDMVVLLPLCPEITLVHGVVADEDGNIVLSQPGGEGAWGALAATKGVIATVEKIVPRGTVPPELVHIPSTKVLGIAPARFGAHPQSLRVQGFPEIPAFEGVESYLDDYEFQMEANKAAGIPAKAEKWYKENVILSGGHEEYLDLIGEVRLRRLKMTPPEHSLSSPENPKTVNDSEQMIILAARAIIEKVKTKGYKTILAGIGAAHIAAWTAAKLLEKEGIHIKIVAELGFYGMKPFVGDVFLFSQLHTHQCSMLSDIVSILGTVVPDECLGVIGAAEVDWFGNINSVLDGKGNFLVGSGGANDIVSTADTIVVAKANRFRFVRKVKHITSPGDRVIEAVCQFGRFKRTSFSDHPFELSSWLAPASDDEMESEEAVLRYTLWLPPDEDLPITQEPEINSDELTALRELDPERIYTEQFMVYTRLP from the coding sequence ATGCCACAAGAATCGAATCATCAAACTACTAAGATTCTTTCCGATCCTGATTCCCTCGTACGGGAATTCGTGAAACCCGGCATGTACTTACACTTGGCCACTACAATGTCTAGGCCAAATGCACTTATCTATTCTCTCTCTAGAGTTTTTGAAGGAACAAATCCCGAGTTCACTATCAGCGTTGCGGGAATTCATTCCAGTGCTCATTGCCTCGCTCTTTCCGGCATCGTAAAAAAGATGATCACCGGTTTTGCGGGAGATAATTATCCTAAACCAAGTCCAAACAGTTTGTATAAGGACTTGATGAAAGGAAAACCTTTCGAGTTGGAACTTTGGTCCCTTCTCACATTGGTGCAAAGATTGATGGCGGGAGCCATGAAACTTCCGGGTTTCGTTTCTAATTCTTTGGTAGGGTCTGACCTGATTACGGACAAATTAGGTAAGACTGCATTCTTATATCATAAACCTACCGAAGGAAATCCTTATGGAGAAGCTGCAAGCCCTCATCTAGTTTCCGAAAGCAGAGGAACAAAAGAGAAGGACATGGTAGTTCTTCTTCCGCTTTGCCCCGAGATCACATTGGTTCACGGAGTAGTTGCGGACGAAGATGGGAATATTGTTCTTTCTCAGCCAGGCGGAGAAGGAGCCTGGGGAGCGCTTGCTGCGACAAAAGGTGTGATCGCAACCGTGGAGAAGATCGTACCGAGAGGAACAGTTCCTCCTGAGCTAGTTCATATTCCGAGTACAAAAGTTTTAGGGATCGCTCCGGCAAGATTCGGGGCTCATCCTCAATCCTTAAGAGTGCAAGGTTTTCCCGAGATCCCTGCATTCGAAGGTGTGGAATCTTATCTGGATGATTACGAATTCCAAATGGAAGCCAATAAGGCGGCAGGCATTCCGGCTAAGGCAGAGAAATGGTATAAAGAAAATGTAATATTATCCGGAGGCCATGAAGAATATCTGGATCTGATCGGAGAAGTCAGGCTCAGACGATTGAAGATGACTCCTCCGGAACATTCTCTATCTTCTCCGGAAAATCCTAAGACCGTAAACGATTCCGAGCAGATGATCATTCTTGCGGCAAGAGCGATCATAGAGAAGGTCAAGACAAAAGGATACAAAACGATTCTAGCAGGAATCGGGGCCGCACATATAGCCGCCTGGACTGCGGCCAAACTTTTAGAGAAAGAAGGGATCCATATCAAGATCGTTGCAGAGTTAGGCTTTTATGGAATGAAACCTTTCGTCGGCGACGTTTTTCTTTTCAGTCAATTGCATACCCATCAATGTTCCATGTTATCCGATATAGTAAGTATATTAGGAACAGTCGTACCTGATGAATGTTTGGGAGTGATCGGCGCTGCAGAAGTGGACTGGTTCGGAAATATCAACTCTGTCTTGGATGGAAAAGGGAATTTCTTAGTAGGATCAGGAGGAGCGAATGATATCGTCTCCACTGCGGACACAATCGTAGTAGCAAAGGCAAACCGTTTTAGATTCGTCAGAAAAGTAAAACATATCACTTCTCCGGGAGACAGAGTAATAGAAGCGGTATGTCAGTTCGGTAGATTCAAAAGGACCTCTTTTTCGGACCATCCTTTCGAGTTGAGCTCCTGGCTTGCACCCGCTTCCGACGACGAGATGGAATCCGAAGAGGCTGTTCTAAGATATACACTTTGGCTTCCTCCTGACGAAGATCTTCCGATCACGCAAGAGCCTGAGATCAATTCGGATGAATTGACCGCTCTTAGGGAATTAGATCCTGAAAGAATTTATACGGAACAATTTATGGTGTATACCCGTTTGCCTTAA